The Candidatus Nitrosymbiomonas proteolyticus genome has a segment encoding these proteins:
- a CDS encoding vitamin B12 dependent methionine synthase, whose product MFMPRVPDEPTRECVYDPLVELMKRFESASSATPSASQWDDLSVEEALRKHIVDGIKKGLHAWLDSALGRYSPVEIINDVLLDGMKTVGELFGAGKMQLPFVLQSAEVMKAAVAYLEPKMERLEGQTKGSILLATVAGDVHDIGKNLVDIILSNNGYRVVNIGIKQPINNILDQARAHQVEVIGMSGLLVKSTLVMKDNLLEMNDRGLHGYPVILGGAALTRAYVEQDLRDAYRGDVFYAQDAFEGLRLMEELRKGPPSAGPHSGIEDAAASDEATADEGAPFRVGSHRVGVVDPELFVFDGSRSEVGPATEIPEIPFYGVRKAEKFDVFEVFKYINTIALFRGQWQFRRGEGQGNLEFNDWLEEHARPIFERLQRELAKLIQPKVKWGYFFCRSEGNDLVILGDDRVTERERFRFPRQRDGKRLCLADFFRGFDSPEPDVAAFQVVTIGPEVARYERRLFEAGDYREYLYVHGMGVETAEALAEYWHRMVRIELGIDDREPDSIRGLFGVKYHGARYSFGYPACPNLEDQRQLMRLLAPSDIGIELSEECMLVPEQSTSALIVHHPEAKYFNVR is encoded by the coding sequence GTGTTCATGCCGCGAGTTCCCGACGAACCCACAAGGGAGTGCGTTTACGATCCGCTTGTCGAGTTGATGAAGCGGTTCGAGTCGGCGTCGTCGGCCACTCCCTCGGCGAGCCAGTGGGACGACCTCAGCGTCGAAGAGGCCCTTCGCAAGCACATCGTCGACGGCATCAAGAAGGGACTTCACGCGTGGCTAGATTCGGCTCTCGGAAGGTACTCGCCGGTCGAGATCATCAACGACGTGCTCCTCGACGGCATGAAGACGGTCGGGGAGCTTTTTGGCGCTGGGAAGATGCAGCTACCCTTCGTCTTGCAGAGCGCCGAGGTGATGAAGGCCGCCGTCGCTTACCTCGAACCTAAGATGGAGCGGCTCGAAGGGCAAACCAAGGGCTCGATTCTCCTGGCGACCGTCGCAGGCGACGTCCACGACATCGGTAAGAACCTCGTGGACATCATCCTCTCGAACAACGGCTACCGAGTGGTTAACATCGGCATCAAGCAACCCATCAACAACATCCTCGACCAGGCACGAGCCCACCAAGTCGAAGTGATCGGGATGAGCGGGCTGCTGGTCAAGAGCACCTTGGTGATGAAGGACAACCTCCTGGAGATGAACGACAGGGGACTGCACGGTTATCCGGTCATTCTTGGGGGGGCTGCGCTCACGAGGGCGTACGTCGAGCAGGACCTGAGAGACGCGTATCGGGGAGACGTGTTCTATGCGCAAGACGCCTTTGAGGGTCTGCGGCTCATGGAGGAACTCCGGAAAGGACCTCCTTCAGCGGGCCCGCACTCGGGGATTGAGGACGCTGCGGCGTCCGACGAGGCGACTGCCGACGAAGGCGCCCCATTTCGGGTCGGCTCTCATCGGGTCGGAGTCGTCGATCCCGAATTGTTCGTGTTCGACGGATCGCGCTCGGAGGTTGGGCCAGCGACCGAAATACCAGAGATTCCTTTCTACGGCGTCCGGAAGGCTGAGAAGTTCGACGTTTTCGAGGTCTTCAAGTACATCAATACGATCGCTCTGTTTCGCGGGCAGTGGCAGTTCCGGAGGGGCGAAGGCCAAGGAAACCTCGAATTCAACGACTGGCTCGAAGAACACGCGCGGCCGATCTTCGAGCGGCTCCAGCGCGAACTGGCCAAGCTGATCCAGCCAAAGGTCAAGTGGGGTTACTTTTTTTGCCGTTCGGAAGGCAACGACCTCGTGATCCTTGGGGACGATAGGGTGACGGAGCGCGAGCGATTTCGGTTCCCAAGGCAGCGAGACGGAAAGCGGCTGTGCCTTGCGGACTTCTTTCGTGGGTTCGATTCCCCAGAACCCGATGTGGCCGCGTTTCAAGTCGTCACGATCGGACCCGAGGTGGCGAGATACGAGCGCAGGCTGTTCGAGGCGGGCGACTACCGGGAGTATCTGTACGTTCACGGCATGGGCGTTGAGACCGCAGAAGCACTGGCAGAGTATTGGCACAGGATGGTCCGCATCGAACTGGGGATCGACGACCGCGAGCCAGATTCGATTCGCGGACTGTTTGGGGTGAAGTACCACGGGGCGCGTTACTCGTTCGGGTATCCGGCTTGCCCGAACCTCGAGGATCAGCGTCAACTCATGCGCCTCCTCGCGCCCTCTGACATCGGCATCGAACTGAGCGAAGAGTGCATGTTGGTCCCGGAGCAATCGACCTCCGCCCTGATCGTTCACCACCCAGAGGCTAAGTATTTCAACGTGCGTTGA
- a CDS encoding N-Acyltransferase superfamily, protein MRAFQSGDSVASLLELCSEVFPVERIDREKWVRNVFLDANFRSEGLGVVEAEGKTAGLVVAFAPQTLEGAGASKKRGYVTLLGVRRQWENQGFGASLLAYAEDYLRECGCRECWVSPYSPGYFAPGVDVAAYGRGLQFLARKGYVEVSRPISMAVDLRALTPPDWVVERRSELAVQGVEVREYSEDWLAPLIEFARREFHEDWARFVRSAAEDILRGGRNDRLIFLEERGEVRAFSHYNADRFGPIGVASEERGRGLGHVLMFETLKAQKESGQSSAYFLWSDLRTADRLYNAAGFKVVRTFATLRKEHV, encoded by the coding sequence GTGCGCGCGTTTCAGAGCGGAGACTCTGTTGCTTCACTCTTGGAACTTTGTAGCGAAGTGTTTCCCGTTGAACGAATCGACCGGGAAAAGTGGGTTCGCAACGTGTTCTTGGACGCGAATTTCCGGTCGGAGGGCCTTGGAGTCGTCGAAGCGGAAGGCAAGACCGCCGGACTCGTTGTGGCGTTTGCTCCCCAGACCTTGGAGGGCGCAGGCGCTTCAAAGAAGCGAGGCTATGTGACGCTGCTCGGCGTGCGCCGCCAATGGGAGAACCAGGGATTCGGCGCTTCGCTGCTCGCCTATGCTGAGGATTACCTGCGAGAGTGCGGCTGCCGAGAATGCTGGGTCTCTCCCTACTCGCCCGGTTACTTTGCTCCGGGGGTCGACGTGGCAGCCTACGGGCGCGGGCTTCAGTTCCTGGCTCGGAAGGGGTATGTCGAGGTGTCGAGGCCGATTTCGATGGCCGTCGATCTAAGAGCGCTGACTCCGCCCGACTGGGTCGTCGAGCGGCGTTCGGAACTCGCCGTGCAAGGAGTCGAAGTACGCGAGTATTCAGAGGATTGGCTAGCTCCGCTCATCGAGTTCGCCCGCAGGGAGTTTCACGAAGACTGGGCGCGATTCGTGCGCTCCGCCGCCGAAGACATCCTCCGAGGCGGGCGGAACGACAGGTTGATCTTTCTCGAAGAGCGGGGGGAGGTCAGGGCGTTTTCGCACTACAATGCCGACCGATTCGGGCCGATCGGGGTCGCGTCGGAGGAACGAGGCCGAGGACTTGGACACGTCTTGATGTTCGAGACGCTAAAGGCTCAAAAGGAAAGCGGCCAATCCTCTGCGTACTTCTTGTGGTCGGATCTGCGAACGGCCGACCGACTCTACAACGCCGCGGGATTCAAGGTGGTTCGAACGTTCGCCACTCTCAGGAAGGAGCATGTATGA
- a CDS encoding N-acetylglucosaminyl deacetylase, LmbE family — protein MNSASPHVDVLAIGAHMGDEVAWGMSLAAHVRQGRRVGLLHLTPGEKGHPSKSPSEYADQKRDEAQQCATALGARLWALDFKDGELPVGDDVQLAMARVIREARPQLILTHWRGSMHKDHTAAADNLPNARFYAGIATFELGGPAHWVPRAYHGENWEDLRGFEPEVYLEVLREDIERWEEAMRCYELFRGGVSKFEYLEYYKALARSRGCEARWEFAVTFAVPQEERRRLVTTLLPEPSR, from the coding sequence ATGAATTCGGCTTCTCCTCATGTGGACGTTCTCGCCATCGGGGCGCACATGGGGGACGAGGTTGCATGGGGCATGTCGCTCGCAGCTCACGTTCGGCAGGGCCGGAGGGTGGGGCTGCTTCACCTGACCCCAGGGGAAAAGGGCCATCCGTCGAAGTCGCCTAGTGAGTACGCTGACCAGAAGCGCGACGAGGCCCAGCAATGCGCCACTGCCCTAGGAGCGCGTTTGTGGGCGTTGGATTTCAAGGACGGCGAACTCCCGGTGGGCGACGACGTCCAGCTCGCGATGGCCCGGGTGATCCGCGAGGCGCGGCCCCAGTTGATCCTGACGCACTGGCGAGGAAGCATGCACAAGGATCACACCGCCGCCGCAGACAATCTGCCGAACGCCAGGTTCTATGCCGGGATCGCTACCTTTGAGCTTGGGGGACCGGCGCATTGGGTTCCCAGGGCCTACCACGGCGAGAATTGGGAGGACCTTCGAGGCTTTGAACCCGAGGTCTATTTGGAGGTCCTGCGCGAGGACATCGAACGGTGGGAAGAGGCGATGCGGTGCTACGAACTGTTCCGAGGCGGAGTTTCCAAGTTCGAGTATCTCGAATACTACAAGGCCCTCGCGCGAAGCCGAGGGTGCGAAGCGCGGTGGGAGTTCGCCGTCACCTTTGCCGTTCCCCAAGAAGAGCGCCGGCGGCTCGTGACCACCCTCCTCCCCGAACCCAGCCGGTAG
- a CDS encoding redox protein, regulator of disulfide bond formation produces MAQNHEYPMTVSWEGGRGGSGGAQCGNSGTEFPLSVGPEYGGPGKGTNPEELLTAALAACYSITFGIIAENRKIPVRSLRVSAAGLVEQSGMQFTYKQIVLKPEIVLEAGATEEQIQLANDMAHKAELYCIITNAVRDKVEVVLEPSITVG; encoded by the coding sequence ATGGCGCAGAACCACGAGTATCCGATGACGGTGAGTTGGGAAGGGGGTCGGGGCGGCTCCGGAGGGGCGCAATGCGGAAACAGTGGAACGGAGTTCCCGCTGAGCGTCGGACCCGAATACGGCGGGCCTGGAAAGGGCACCAACCCCGAGGAACTGTTGACCGCGGCGCTTGCGGCCTGCTACTCAATCACGTTTGGGATCATTGCCGAGAACCGAAAGATCCCCGTCCGCTCGCTGCGAGTATCTGCGGCCGGCCTCGTGGAGCAGAGCGGAATGCAGTTCACCTACAAGCAGATCGTATTGAAACCGGAGATCGTGCTCGAGGCAGGAGCGACCGAGGAGCAGATTCAACTCGCCAACGACATGGCGCACAAAGCGGAGCTTTATTGCATCATCACGAACGCGGTCCGGGACAAGGTCGAAGTCGTCTTGGAGCCTTCGATCACGGTCGGCTGA
- a CDS encoding triose-phosphate isomerase yields MRAKLVVGNWKMNKTPTESAALVQAFLRHADAKPSTEVAVCPPYPSLGVVRESLKGSRVFLGAQDVFWEPSGAFTGKVSASMLRESGVELCLVGHSETRGRFGKLEVPPTTLPFFSETEETVNLKLRALLFHSIRPILCVGETASERESQATERVIEDQLAGAFRGIEGPELATVSVAYEPVWAIGTGNTCDAPEANRVASFIRNWLRGRFGSEADPVRVLYGGSVKSTNSEELFHQPEIDGGLVGGASLDPMEFSRIVMSA; encoded by the coding sequence ATGCGCGCAAAGCTCGTCGTCGGAAACTGGAAAATGAACAAGACTCCAACGGAGTCGGCGGCTCTGGTACAGGCTTTCTTGCGTCATGCGGACGCCAAGCCGAGCACCGAAGTGGCGGTCTGCCCACCCTACCCCTCGTTGGGCGTCGTCCGGGAATCGCTGAAAGGCTCGCGGGTCTTTCTGGGGGCGCAAGACGTTTTTTGGGAGCCTTCGGGAGCGTTCACCGGAAAGGTCAGCGCTTCGATGCTGCGCGAATCCGGGGTTGAGCTTTGCCTCGTGGGCCACTCCGAGACTCGGGGACGGTTTGGGAAGTTGGAGGTTCCGCCGACGACGCTTCCGTTCTTTTCGGAGACCGAGGAAACCGTCAACCTCAAGCTTCGCGCGCTGCTATTCCACTCCATCCGCCCGATCTTGTGTGTGGGCGAAACCGCTTCGGAACGCGAATCGCAAGCCACCGAGCGGGTCATCGAAGATCAACTGGCCGGTGCGTTTCGGGGCATCGAAGGGCCTGAGTTGGCGACCGTATCCGTCGCTTACGAACCCGTTTGGGCCATCGGAACAGGCAACACGTGCGACGCTCCGGAAGCCAATCGAGTCGCCAGTTTCATTCGGAACTGGCTCCGTGGCCGGTTTGGGTCGGAGGCCGATCCGGTTCGAGTCCTTTATGGAGGAAGCGTGAAGTCCACGAACTCGGAGGAGCTGTTTCATCAACCCGAGATCGACGGCGGGCTGGTGGGGGGCGCGAGCCTCGATCCGATGGAGTTCAGCCGCATCGTCATGAGCGCGTGA